DNA sequence from the Prochlorococcus marinus XMU1411 genome:
AAGTAATAGACTCCTCATCCATTAATTTATTTTTTAAACTAAATAATTGTTCGTTAAGTCTTAGAAGTAGAAGATAAAGGGAATAAAATTCACTTTTCTGTAATTCAATTGACCAATTATCAATACCAATCAAGAAACAAAATTTACCTTTTTTAGTATCTTTTAATAATCTCCATCTTTTTTGGTCTTTCAACAAAATTAGCCAGGAAGTAAATCTGGTTGATCTTGTTCATCACTTAATTCAATAATAGACCTTTGAACTGGTTTAATAGTTGACTCCTCTAAAAGTCCATCAAAATCATCAAAACGCCTTTGTTTAGCTCTGAAAGCAATTTTTACTGTCGTTAAGTATCTGTTAGTTGATTTTCTTATTAAACTTTCACCTCTTTTGGCGAGATCATTTGAATCGATTCCCCCGTTATTTGATATGTTCATTAAAAGGTTATTTACTATAAATGTATTTTACAATTTATTGGACCAATTAAAAACATAAATTACAAAACTAACTTAATTGATTCATAGAAAATTTCGAATGAAAGAAAATTTATCTGGAACACTCGCTATTGATTTAGGAAATACCAATACTGTAGTAGCTTTTCAAGATGAAAAAGATAGTAATCCTATTTTAGTTGAAATGCCAAATATTACTGCATCTCCAGGAGTTATTCCTACAGCAGTTTGGTTCGAGGGAAATTCAGAAATAATCAAAATTGGTAGTTGTGCTCTAAAGATGAAGGATAACTCCAATTCTGATTTGTTTTTTCATTCTAATTTCAAAAGATTAATTGGAAATCCAAGTGAAAAAATAACCCATAAAAATATTTTAAATCCCTCTGAATGCGGCGAAAAATTTTTTAAAGTTTTATGGGCAAACATTCCTCAAAAACTTGAAATCAAGAGACTTGTTTTAACTGCACCGATTGATACATATAAGGGTTATAGGGAATGGTTACTTAACCTTTGCAAAGAAATAACTGTTGATGAAATAGCACTAGTTGATGAACCTACTGCAGCAAGTTTAGGGATTAAATTACCATTTGGCTCCAAAATAATGACATTAGATATTGGCGGAAGCACAATCGATATGAATATTGTCAAAATAGAGGGTGGAGAAGGAAAATCTGGACCAATAGCTGAACTATTAAAATTCAAGGGCAATGACGTTAGCTCATCTTCAAAACAAAAAATTAGGTGTGCAGAAATTATCAGCAAAGTAGGCTCAAAAATTGGAGGCAAAGATCTTGATCAATGGATAGTTGATTATTTTATTCCAGATAATAAATATTCAATTAATCTTTTAAAGGCAGAAGAAATAAAATGTAAACTCAGCTCATCTTCAGTCAAATATGAAACGAAATACCCAATAAGATTATTTACTGAAGGATATAAAGAAAAAGAATTTTACTTAAGCAAAGAAATATTTGAGAAAATTATTATAGAGAATAATCTTCTTAATCACCTTAACTCCTTACTTAAAGACTTATTAAATGAAGCAAGAGGTAAATTTTGTACAACTGATGACTTAAATACAATTATTTTGGTTGGAGGTGGTACTCAAATACCATTAATTAAAGAATGGATTAAAAAAAATATTTCAAAAATTGATATAAAGTCACCACCTCCTATTGAATCAATAGCTCTTGGAGCTTTATCCATGACCCCAGGGGTAAAAATTAAAGACATCTTAAATAAAGGATTATCCATAAGATTATTAAATAAAAGAGACCAAAAACACTTCTGGCATCCTATTTATTGGAAAGGTCAAACATGGCCAACTGAAACCCCATTAAAACTAGTCCTTCAAGCTAGTAATAATAATCAAAAAATTTTTGAAATAATTATTGGAGAAACATTAAAAGAGAGAGAATATGATGTAATTTTTGAAAATGGATTACCAAAATTAGCAGAGGTTCAAAGTGAAGAAGAAATTGTAAAATGGGATAAAAAACCACTCAAAATCGAGCTCAAAAATAAATCTCCTGTTGGAAAGGATAGTTTAAAACTGTTCTTCCAAATCACTAAAAAAGCTGATTTATTAGTTAGGTGTTTCGATATTAAAGATGAATTTTTAGGAGAATATAATTTAGGTAATATTTACTAAACAAAAAAGCTATTCAAGAAAAACCCCTTCTTCATTATCAACATTATTAAGACGTAAACTAATACTTTCATTTTTACTAGTTGGAACTTTTTTCCCGCAAAAATCTGGTTGAATAGGTAATTCTCTATGACCTCTATCTACCATGACTAGTAACATCACTTTTTTAGGCCTGCCCCATGAATATAGAGCATCAATTGCAGCTCTAATAGTTCTCCCTGTATAAATCACATCGTCTATTAAGAGAATTTCTTGTTTCTCAATAGGAGTTGGAATATCAGTTGCTTTTATTAGACGAGTTTCAACTCTTTTTTGATCATCTCTATAAAAAGTTGGATCAATTATTCCTTTGCTAATTTTAACGCCTGTCTTACAGAATAATTCTTTTTCGAGAACTTCGGCCAGAGTAATTCCTCTTGTAGGAATACCAACCAAAACAAGGTTATCTAATTTTTTTACTTTTTCAATAATTTCGGAAGTTAAACGCGAAAGTGTTTTCCTCAACTCAACTTCATTAAGAATTACGATCCTTTTTGTTTTATTGGACATAATTTATCGATAAATTAAATTCATTCAATATTTTCATAAATTAGCAAAAGCTAACTATTTTAAATATAAATTGTTAATCAGTAGCGTTTAAAGCTAAATTTAAGGTTGGATTACCCAATGTGAAATTGATCTAAATATGTCAAACATTAGTAGCAAAAATATAAATAGAATAAATATTCCTCAGAGCCCTGTAGTTCTGGCAATACTAGATGGGTGGGGATATCGAGAAGAAATATCCCACAATGCTATTAAAAGTGCCAATACGCCAATCATGGATTCGTTATGGCATGCATATCCTCATACTTTAATAAGCGCTAGTGGATCTGATGTAGGCCTTCCAGATGGTCAAATGGGTAATTCAGAGGTAGGTCACCTTACTATTGGTTCGGGAAGAATTATTCAGCAAGAACTTGTAAGGATTACAAATATTGTAAAAAACAATCAGTTAAATCAGGTTCATGAGTTAAAGGAAATAGCTGATTCATTAAAGAAAAACAATTCAACTTTACATATCACTGGATTGTGTTCTGATGGAGGCGTACATAGCCATATCGATCACTTAGAAGGTTTATTAAAATGGGCATCTGATATTGGACTTAAAAACGTTGCTATTCATATTATTACTGATGGAAGAGATACTCCAGCAAAAAGTGCAACTCAATATCTTAATAAAATAGAGTCATGCATTAAAAAATTTAAAATAGGCGAAATAGCCTCTATTTGCGGAAGATATTGGATAATGGATAGAAATCTTTTATGGGACAGAACAGAAAAAGCATATGCTAATTTAACTGATCCAAATTTAAAGGTAACAAATATTTCCCCGCAGGATTACATTAAAAATAGTTACGAGAAAAACATTACTGATGAATTTATAGAGCCTATAAGAATATCTGAAAACTATCTTAAAGATGGCGATAGTTTGATTTGCTTTAACTTCCGTCCTGACAGAGCGAGACAAATAATCAAATCCCTTTCAGAGAAAAAATTCTCAGAGTTCAAAAGAAAAGTTCTTCCAAGCTTAGATTTAGTCACTTTTACCCAATATGACCCAAACTTCCCTGTTAAAGTTGCATTTCCGCCTGAATCACTAAATAATTTTATCGGACAAATAGTCTCAGAGAATGGACTTAAGCAATATAGAACAGCAGAAACAGAAAAATATCCTCACGTTACATATTTTTTCAATGGCGGAGTAGAAATTCCTTTAGCAGGAGAGGAAAGACATTTAATTCCATCTCCAAGAGTCGCTACTTATGATATGGAGCCCGAGATGTCAGCAGAAGAATTAACTATTAGTTGTTCTAAAGCGATTAAAAGTGGAAAATATGCTTTTGTAGTAATCAATTTTGCTAATCCTGATATGGTGGGCCATACAGGCAATATGAATGCAACAATTAAAGCTATAGAAACAGTAGATAAATGTATAGGTCAAATAGTGAATGCTACTGGAGAAATGGGTGGAAGCATATTAATAACAGCCGATCATGGTAATGCAGAAGTAATGAAGGGTTCAGCAGGAGAACCATGGACAGCACACACCATAAATAAAGTTCCACTAATTTTAGTTGAGGGCGAAAAAAGAAAAATCCCCAATAAGGGAAATGAGATTTATTTAAGGGATAATGCTGGACTAGCAGATATCGCACCAACTTTATTACAATTATTAAACCTTCCAGTTCCTAAAGAAATGACAGGGAAAACATTAATTAAAGAAATCGAGTTAAAAGGTTATAATAAAGTGGTACAACACGTCTAGAGTAAATACTAGCCTTTTATAAATGATTCAAATTGTTAGTTGGATATGGGTATTTTCTGGAATTCTTCTGATACTTTTAGTTTTACTCCATAGTCCTAAAGGTGATGGAATGGGAGGTATAGCAGCTAGTGGAAGCTCAATGTTCAATAGTGCAAGTAGTGCTGAAGCATCTCTCAACAAAATAACTTGGACTTTTTTAATTATATTTTTGTCATTAGCAATTATTCTAAGTGCTGGTTGGATTTCATAAGTTCCAAATAAAAAGGGATCATTTAAAATAATCCCTTTTTATTAAATTTTAATTAATTAATCTTATTTAGTTAATAATCAAAATCGCCGCCCATACCAGGAGCTCCAGCTGGAGAAGATGGATCTTTTTTCTCTGGTAAATCTGCAACTATACATTCTGTGGTTAGAACCATTCCTGCTATTGAAGCTGCATTTTGTAATCCTGAACGAGTGACTTTAGCAGGATCAACTATTCCAGCGGAAGACATATCAACATATTCTCCTGTAGCGGCATTAAATCCATCGTTAAATGGCTTAGATTTCACATTCTCAGCAATAACAGCACCATTAGAACCTGCATTTTCTGCAATTCTCATAAGAGGAGCTGTAAGTGAAGCTTCAACAATATTAGCTCCAATTAATTCTTCTCCCTCTAAATTTTTATCAGCCCAATCTTTTAGTATTGGGGATAAATGAGCAAGAGTTGTCCCTCCTCCAGGAACAATCCCTTCTTCAACAGCAGCTTTTGTAGCATTGATAGCATCCTCAAGACGAAGTTTTTTATCCTTCATCTCAGTTTCAGTTGCAGCTCCAACCTTGATAACTGCTACACCCCCAGCTAATTTTGCTAGACGCTCTTGTAACTTTTCTTTATCGTAAGAAGAATCTGTTTCATCCATTTGCTTCTTGATTTGATCACATCTTGATTTCACAGCTTGTTCATTACCCTCAGCTACAATAGTTGTAGTTTCTTT
Encoded proteins:
- a CDS encoding DUF1818 family protein, yielding MLKDQKRWRLLKDTKKGKFCFLIGIDNWSIELQKSEFYSLYLLLLRLNEQLFSLKNKLMDEESITLEIEQLPWFIELQGKKNEWSLRFVFESQDHTRSFEMYWPIPIAQNLLFEIKKMWESMD
- a CDS encoding DNA-directed RNA polymerase subunit omega yields the protein MNISNNGGIDSNDLAKRGESLIRKSTNRYLTTVKIAFRAKQRRFDDFDGLLEESTIKPVQRSIIELSDEQDQPDLLPG
- a CDS encoding Hsp70 family protein, with product MKENLSGTLAIDLGNTNTVVAFQDEKDSNPILVEMPNITASPGVIPTAVWFEGNSEIIKIGSCALKMKDNSNSDLFFHSNFKRLIGNPSEKITHKNILNPSECGEKFFKVLWANIPQKLEIKRLVLTAPIDTYKGYREWLLNLCKEITVDEIALVDEPTAASLGIKLPFGSKIMTLDIGGSTIDMNIVKIEGGEGKSGPIAELLKFKGNDVSSSSKQKIRCAEIISKVGSKIGGKDLDQWIVDYFIPDNKYSINLLKAEEIKCKLSSSSVKYETKYPIRLFTEGYKEKEFYLSKEIFEKIIIENNLLNHLNSLLKDLLNEARGKFCTTDDLNTIILVGGGTQIPLIKEWIKKNISKIDIKSPPPIESIALGALSMTPGVKIKDILNKGLSIRLLNKRDQKHFWHPIYWKGQTWPTETPLKLVLQASNNNQKIFEIIIGETLKEREYDVIFENGLPKLAEVQSEEEIVKWDKKPLKIELKNKSPVGKDSLKLFFQITKKADLLVRCFDIKDEFLGEYNLGNIY
- the pyrR gene encoding bifunctional pyr operon transcriptional regulator/uracil phosphoribosyltransferase PyrR, whose protein sequence is MSNKTKRIVILNEVELRKTLSRLTSEIIEKVKKLDNLVLVGIPTRGITLAEVLEKELFCKTGVKISKGIIDPTFYRDDQKRVETRLIKATDIPTPIEKQEILLIDDVIYTGRTIRAAIDALYSWGRPKKVMLLVMVDRGHRELPIQPDFCGKKVPTSKNESISLRLNNVDNEEGVFLE
- the gpmI gene encoding 2,3-bisphosphoglycerate-independent phosphoglycerate mutase, with the translated sequence MSNISSKNINRINIPQSPVVLAILDGWGYREEISHNAIKSANTPIMDSLWHAYPHTLISASGSDVGLPDGQMGNSEVGHLTIGSGRIIQQELVRITNIVKNNQLNQVHELKEIADSLKKNNSTLHITGLCSDGGVHSHIDHLEGLLKWASDIGLKNVAIHIITDGRDTPAKSATQYLNKIESCIKKFKIGEIASICGRYWIMDRNLLWDRTEKAYANLTDPNLKVTNISPQDYIKNSYEKNITDEFIEPIRISENYLKDGDSLICFNFRPDRARQIIKSLSEKKFSEFKRKVLPSLDLVTFTQYDPNFPVKVAFPPESLNNFIGQIVSENGLKQYRTAETEKYPHVTYFFNGGVEIPLAGEERHLIPSPRVATYDMEPEMSAEELTISCSKAIKSGKYAFVVINFANPDMVGHTGNMNATIKAIETVDKCIGQIVNATGEMGGSILITADHGNAEVMKGSAGEPWTAHTINKVPLILVEGEKRKIPNKGNEIYLRDNAGLADIAPTLLQLLNLPVPKEMTGKTLIKEIELKGYNKVVQHV
- the secG gene encoding preprotein translocase subunit SecG; amino-acid sequence: MIQIVSWIWVFSGILLILLVLLHSPKGDGMGGIAASGSSMFNSASSAEASLNKITWTFLIIFLSLAIILSAGWIS